One part of the Nitrospira defluvii genome encodes these proteins:
- the purD gene encoding phosphoribosylamine--glycine ligase, producing the protein MKILVVGSGGREHALVWKLAQSPRKPHIFCAPGNAGIDGLATCVPIKADDIAGLKDFALKQQIDLTVVGPEAPLALGIADEFRKARLKIFGPTKAAARLESSKSFSKDVMTANRIPTAVSRTFEQMDPALAYVDAQPVPIVVKADGLAQGKGVVVAMTREEAKQAVRDAMEKSLFGQAGHRVLIEEFLDGEELTIMAFTDGKTVVPMIPAQDHKRVGDSDTGPNTGGMGAYAPAPIATTALRDQVTRQVLQPTVDAMARLGCPFQGVLYAGLMIVNGTPYVLEFNARMGDPETEVVLPLLKTDLLDVIEAVVEHRLDQLAVEWRQETAVCVVLTSPGYPGAYPTGLPIQGLPSPSNSAPIAVFHAGTKRDAGQVVTAGGRVLAVTAWAPSLLQARAEVYQAVPAISFEGRHYRTDIAHRALPRTS; encoded by the coding sequence GTGAAGATTCTGGTTGTCGGCAGTGGTGGACGGGAGCATGCGTTGGTCTGGAAGCTTGCCCAGAGTCCGAGGAAGCCGCATATATTTTGCGCGCCGGGGAATGCAGGAATCGACGGCCTGGCGACCTGTGTCCCGATCAAGGCGGATGACATTGCCGGACTCAAAGACTTCGCGCTGAAGCAACAGATTGATCTCACGGTGGTCGGTCCGGAAGCGCCGTTGGCTTTGGGAATTGCCGATGAATTCCGCAAGGCGCGTTTGAAAATCTTCGGGCCGACGAAAGCTGCTGCGCGACTGGAGTCGAGCAAGAGTTTTTCCAAGGACGTCATGACCGCCAACCGGATTCCGACGGCGGTGTCGCGGACCTTTGAGCAGATGGATCCGGCATTGGCGTATGTGGATGCGCAGCCAGTGCCGATCGTGGTGAAGGCCGATGGCCTTGCGCAGGGCAAGGGCGTGGTGGTGGCGATGACGCGCGAGGAAGCGAAGCAGGCGGTGCGTGATGCGATGGAAAAATCCCTGTTCGGTCAGGCGGGCCATCGGGTGTTGATCGAGGAGTTTCTCGACGGGGAAGAATTGACCATCATGGCGTTTACCGATGGAAAAACCGTCGTGCCGATGATCCCTGCCCAGGACCACAAGCGGGTGGGGGACAGCGACACCGGACCCAATACGGGCGGCATGGGCGCCTATGCTCCGGCTCCCATTGCGACGACTGCGCTGCGCGATCAGGTGACGCGGCAGGTGCTGCAACCGACAGTGGATGCGATGGCTCGTCTGGGCTGCCCTTTCCAAGGCGTACTCTACGCGGGCCTCATGATTGTGAACGGCACGCCCTATGTCCTGGAGTTCAATGCGCGGATGGGGGACCCCGAGACCGAAGTCGTGTTGCCGCTCTTGAAGACGGATCTGCTCGACGTCATTGAGGCCGTGGTTGAACATCGTCTCGACCAACTGGCGGTGGAATGGAGGCAGGAGACGGCGGTCTGTGTGGTCCTGACCTCGCCTGGTTATCCGGGAGCCTATCCGACGGGATTGCCGATTCAAGGATTACCCTCTCCATCGAACTCAGCGCCGATCGCGGTGTTTCATGCGGGCACCAAGCGTGATGCGGGCCAGGTGGTCACTGCCGGAGGCAGAGTATTGGCCGTGACGGCTTGGGCTCCGTCGCTTCTGCAGGCGAGAGCGGAGGTCTATCAGGCGGTGCCGGCGATTTCGTTCGAGGGTCGGCACTATCGTACCGACATTGCGCACCGGGCGCTGCCGCGCACTTCGTGA
- a CDS encoding L-threonylcarbamoyladenylate synthase, with protein MALVLPFTDASCDAALPEVQRVLARHGVVALPTETYYGLAVRPTDEAALRRLVEVKGRPPDKPILVLIGAPEQLVPLVDAITPAASLLMERFWPGPLTIVFPAASGLSPLLTAGSGTIGVRWSPLPVLQRLLTHTGPLTGTSANRSSESPLADAGAVQKVLGSCIDLILDGGRAPGGSASTVVDACECPRLLRAGVIAADHIRAALEQSGYILSS; from the coding sequence ATGGCACTGGTTCTTCCGTTCACCGATGCATCCTGCGACGCCGCGCTGCCGGAGGTGCAGCGGGTGCTGGCGAGGCATGGTGTCGTCGCCCTTCCCACCGAAACCTATTATGGTCTCGCCGTGCGACCGACCGACGAGGCGGCCCTCCGCCGATTGGTCGAGGTAAAAGGCCGTCCTCCCGACAAACCGATCTTGGTGCTCATCGGAGCACCTGAGCAGTTGGTTCCCTTGGTAGACGCCATCACCCCAGCCGCCTCGCTCCTGATGGAGCGCTTTTGGCCAGGTCCCTTGACCATCGTGTTTCCCGCCGCCTCAGGCCTTTCGCCATTGCTCACGGCAGGGAGTGGGACAATCGGGGTTCGCTGGTCCCCCTTGCCGGTCCTTCAGCGACTCTTGACCCACACCGGCCCGCTGACCGGAACGAGTGCCAATCGTTCGTCGGAATCGCCCCTTGCCGACGCAGGTGCCGTACAGAAGGTCCTCGGTTCCTGCATCGATCTGATTCTCGACGGCGGCCGCGCACCTGGTGGGTCGGCTTCCACCGTCGTGGATGCCTGCGAGTGTCCACGGCTTCTTCGAGCCGGAGTCATTGCGGCGGATCACATTCGAGCGGCCTTGGAGCAGTCAGGATACATACTTTCATCATGA
- a CDS encoding FmdB family zinc ribbon protein — protein MPIYEYQCTSCAYRFEVKQSIKDDPIKECARCGKEVTKLISPPAIMFKGSGWYITDYSDKMKPGGSDTSEKPTAAGTDKTTTSTASENTTSTPSAAPASTPTTSATPASSTASTGTSSSSSTSSSSS, from the coding sequence GTGCCAATCTATGAGTACCAATGTACCAGCTGCGCCTACCGCTTCGAGGTGAAGCAGAGCATTAAAGACGATCCGATCAAGGAATGCGCTCGCTGCGGGAAGGAAGTCACGAAATTGATTTCACCCCCGGCCATCATGTTCAAAGGCAGCGGCTGGTATATCACCGATTACTCGGACAAGATGAAACCCGGCGGCAGTGATACGTCTGAAAAGCCGACGGCCGCGGGGACGGATAAGACAACAACCTCGACCGCGAGTGAGAACACGACAAGCACCCCATCCGCCGCTCCCGCAAGCACCCCGACGACCAGCGCCACTCCCGCAAGCAGCACGGCGAGCACTGGCACGTCCAGTTCGAGTTCCACCTCCTCATCCAGCAGCTAA
- a CDS encoding pyridoxal phosphate-dependent aminotransferase, producing MKLAARVGRIVPSPTLSITATAKAMAAQGIDVIDFASGEPDFDTPEPVKAAAEAAIRAGFTKYTPSSGIDELRGAIADKLKVEQGLQYEKSQILVSCGAKHSLYNVAEALLEAGDELIIPVPFWVSYQDQTLLNDATPVLLKTEERDGYTISPDALEAAITPRTKAIIVNSPCNPTGATYDKTTLEGIAAAALRHDLVIISDEIYEKVLYDGARHISIASLSPEVAARTVVINGVSKAYAMTGWRIGYAAGPKALLTAMANIQSQSTSNPCSISQKAAVAALRLGNPFTAVMVAEFDRRRRLMVERLNNMPGVTCRMPTGAFYAFPNISGLLSKRWKDQPIGSAANLATFLLNEAQVALVPGEPFGSDIHIRLSYATSMEAIERGLTRIEAAIRRLT from the coding sequence ATGAAACTGGCAGCCCGTGTCGGACGTATTGTCCCCTCCCCTACTCTGAGCATTACTGCAACCGCGAAGGCTATGGCGGCGCAAGGCATCGACGTCATCGATTTTGCGTCCGGAGAACCGGATTTCGATACGCCTGAACCCGTGAAAGCAGCAGCCGAGGCCGCGATCCGTGCCGGCTTCACCAAATACACGCCGTCGTCGGGTATCGATGAATTGCGCGGCGCCATCGCCGACAAACTGAAAGTGGAACAGGGACTCCAGTATGAGAAATCCCAGATCCTCGTGTCCTGCGGCGCGAAACATTCGTTGTACAACGTGGCCGAGGCGCTTCTCGAAGCAGGCGACGAACTCATTATCCCGGTGCCCTTCTGGGTGTCCTATCAGGACCAAACCCTACTGAACGATGCCACGCCGGTTTTGCTCAAGACGGAGGAGCGGGACGGATACACCATCAGCCCGGACGCGCTTGAGGCAGCGATCACGCCGCGCACCAAGGCCATCATCGTCAACAGTCCCTGCAATCCGACCGGCGCGACCTACGACAAGACCACGCTCGAAGGAATCGCGGCCGCGGCCCTGCGTCATGACCTCGTCATTATTTCCGACGAGATCTACGAAAAGGTGCTCTATGATGGAGCGCGACACATCAGCATCGCCAGCTTAAGCCCTGAAGTCGCTGCACGAACCGTCGTCATTAACGGTGTCTCCAAAGCCTACGCCATGACCGGCTGGCGCATCGGCTACGCCGCGGGGCCGAAAGCCTTGCTGACGGCCATGGCCAACATTCAAAGCCAGAGCACGTCGAATCCCTGCTCCATTTCACAAAAGGCCGCCGTGGCGGCGTTACGACTCGGCAATCCGTTTACCGCCGTCATGGTAGCGGAATTCGATCGGCGCCGCCGTCTGATGGTCGAACGACTGAATAATATGCCCGGCGTCACCTGCCGGATGCCGACGGGCGCCTTCTATGCGTTCCCGAACATCAGCGGCCTCCTCTCCAAACGCTGGAAGGATCAGCCCATCGGCTCCGCAGCCAACCTCGCAACCTTTTTGCTTAACGAGGCCCAAGTCGCCCTGGTCCCCGGAGAACCATTCGGCAGCGATATCCACATCCGGCTGTCCTATGCGACGTCCATGGAGGCCATTGAACGCGGGCTCACTAGAATTGAAGCGGCCATCCGTCGATTGACGTAA